The genomic stretch CTATTGAAGAAATTGCTGAAACTGCTGAGTACAACAAAAAATGTTTCCAAGCTCTTGGTCTTGATGAAACAACTGAGTATGTTTACGGTTCATCATTCCAATTAGAATCAGATTATACTGATAAAGTTTATCAATTAGCAACCATGACTACTTTAAAAAGAGCAAGAAGAAGTATGGATCAAGTAAGTCGTGCTGATGACAATCCAAAAGTAGCTAGTGTAATTTATCCAATCATGCAAACCGTAGATATGGCTGCACTTAAAGTAGACATTGCTCTTGGTGGTATGGAACAGAGAAAAATCCAAATGTTAGCCCGTGAAAACTTAGAAAAAATTGGAGAAAACGTTCCTGTCTGCATTCACACCCCATTATTACACGGTCTTGACGGAGATGCAAAAATGTCCTCCAGTAAAGGAAACTACATTGCAGTAGATGACTCCGTTAAAGAGATAACTAAAAAAATAAACAAAAGTTACTGCCCACAAGGTGAAATCAAAGGTAATCCTATGATTGAAATTGCAGAAACATTTGTTTATCCAAATCAAGAAAAATTACTCATTAAAAGACCTGAAAAATTCGGTGGAGACATTGAGCTTACCCATGATGAATTAATCAAAGACTTTAGTGAAGGTAATTTACACCCAATGGATTTAAAAAATGGAATCAAAGATTTTTTAATTGAATTCTTTGCTCCGGTAAGAGAATACATGGAGGAAAACTAAATGGTTGAAGAAAAAGAAGAATTTGAAATGGGTTTACCAAATGGTGTTGGCGAACAAATGCTTGCTCATGCATTCGAAAAATTTGACATCACACTAGAACATAGTGAATTTGGACCTAAAATCATAGGAGAATACGATGAACTTGTAAAAGTAAAAGAATTCTTAGAAACTGCAATTCGTGACAGACTAAAAGAATTAGAAGGAGAATAATCTCCTTTATATTTTATTTTATAGTATACAATCAGGACAGATTCCAAGATAGGGTGCAACTGCTTTTTTTATATCTGAAGATACCTTATTAACACCATTATTTGCATTGATAATTTCAGTAGTATAATTTTCAGCTAATTTTAAATAATTGTCTTTAACACCAGTTAAAAATTCCTCATTTTCAAATGTGTCCTCACCATAGGTTCTTGAAACTGACCTTTTAACATCCAAATCAAGCAATAATAACAAATCTGGTTTTTTAGCATATTTATTTAAGACTCCAATCCAATCTGCAGGTTCCTGATAAGCTAAACTTGATATGAATGATCTGTCAGAAATGATTATTTTTGATTTGTCTTCAAGTTTATCCATTATTAACATCCGATCAGCTGCAAAGAGTAATCCTAATGTTTTTTGAACCCTATCATTTGTTGCATCCGGACGTTGCAGTATTTTTCTGATTAGTTTTCCAATTTCTGAATCAGTCGGTTCAACCAATGTTTCAACTCTAAATCCATTTGCTTCAAGCCATTCTTTTAATAATTGGATTTGGGTTGATTTTCCAGCACCATCAATTCCTTCAAATACAATATACATAAAATAGAATATGTTTTAAATTTAATATATAATTAATTATAAAAATATAAATGAATAATCAATCAAGGTGTAAAAATAAATGGTTTTAGAAGAATTATTAGCCCCTGCAGGCTCATATGAAGTATTGATTACAGCAGTAAATGCTGGTGCAGATGCAGTATATATTGCAGGGCCAAATTACGGTGCAAGAGCATATGCCAAAAATTTTACCATGGAAGAATTGGAAAAGGCAGTTAATTATGCTCATTTAAATGGTGTTGACATCCATGTAACTGTTAACACATTAGTCAATAACTTCGAAATAGTAGATGTATTGAAATACTTATTTAAATTATATCAAATTGGAGTAGATGCAGTTATTGTGCAGGATTTCGGATTAATCTGGCTTTTAAGGACATTCATTCCAGATTTGGAAGTTCATGCATC from Methanobrevibacter sp. encodes the following:
- a CDS encoding tyrosine--tRNA ligase, which codes for MNIEEKIQLIEEGTLEVIDTEELKEVLEKDQPIAYTGYEPSGKIHLGHAVTVQKLKQLQKLGFKIKILLADYHAFLNGKGTIEEIAETAEYNKKCFQALGLDETTEYVYGSSFQLESDYTDKVYQLATMTTLKRARRSMDQVSRADDNPKVASVIYPIMQTVDMAALKVDIALGGMEQRKIQMLARENLEKIGENVPVCIHTPLLHGLDGDAKMSSSKGNYIAVDDSVKEITKKINKSYCPQGEIKGNPMIEIAETFVYPNQEKLLIKRPEKFGGDIELTHDELIKDFSEGNLHPMDLKNGIKDFLIEFFAPVREYMEEN
- the tmk gene encoding dTMP kinase; the encoded protein is MYIVFEGIDGAGKSTQIQLLKEWLEANGFRVETLVEPTDSEIGKLIRKILQRPDATNDRVQKTLGLLFAADRMLIMDKLEDKSKIIISDRSFISSLAYQEPADWIGVLNKYAKKPDLLLLLDLDVKRSVSRTYGEDTFENEEFLTGVKDNYLKLAENYTTEIINANNGVNKVSSDIKKAVAPYLGICPDCIL